A single Cucumis melo cultivar AY chromosome 4, USDA_Cmelo_AY_1.0, whole genome shotgun sequence DNA region contains:
- the LOC103500281 gene encoding uncharacterized protein LOC103500281: MTPISETDAGEMFVRIAMFVFVQLLVYLILSKSSNLFSNDQKLRSLSFKPARSVSIRRFLAALSDLPPGGELSPSSVRRGRSDDGCKL; the protein is encoded by the coding sequence ATGACGCCGATTTCCGAAACCGATGCCGGCGAGATGTTCGTCAGAATCGCCATGTTCGTCTTTGTTCAGCTTCTTGTCTATTTGATTCTCTCCAAATCCTCCAACCTCTTCTCCAACGACCAGAAATTGAGATCTCTCAGCTTTAAACCGGCTCGTTCCGTCAGTATTCGCCGGTTTCTGGCTGCTCTTTCTGATCTTCCTCCCGGCGGTGAGCTTTCTCCGTCGTCTGTTCGTCGCGGTCGTTCCGATGACGGTTGCAAGTTGTAA
- the LOC103500282 gene encoding uncharacterized protein LOC103500282 codes for MAVVVIDGSTVRNFVNDEPHFNKSIDDAFASLDLNNDGVLSRSELRKAFETLRLIETHFGVDVATTPEQLTQLYDSIFEQFDCDKSGTVDAEEFRTEMKNILLAIADGLGSSPIQMALDDGDRSFLKQAADLEASKLGQSST; via the coding sequence ATGGCGGTGGTCGTTATCGACGGATCCACGGTTAGGAACTTCGTCAACGACGAACCTCACTTCAACAAGAGTATTGACGACGCCTTCGCTTCTCTTGATCTCAACAACGACGGCGTTCTCTCCCGATCCGAGCTCCGCAAGGCCTTCGAGACCCTCCGCCTAATCGAGACTCACTTCGGCGTCGACGTTGCTACTACCCCCGAACAACTCACCCAACTCTACGATTCCATCTTCGAGCAGTTCGATTGTGATAAAAGCGGTACTGTTGATGCCGAAGAGTTCCGTACGGAGATGAAGAACATCTTGCTCGCTATCGCTGATGGATTAGGCTCCTCTCCCATTCAGATGGCGCTTGATGACGGCGATCGGAGCTTCCTCAAGCAAGCCGCGGATCTGGAGGCTTCCAAGCTCGGCCAATCGTCCACCTGA
- the LOC103500283 gene encoding AAA-ATPase At4g30250-like — protein sequence MEILSQLWSFLGLLTVLQNILPSQFLSLLHSLYESLQDFFTPFSYFDIPEFNGYCSVDLNELYRHVTLYLNSLHNSAACRRLSLSRSKSSNRISFTVAPNHSVHVTFNGQRLSWTHQVETVQDSLDEKRSFSLKIPKRHRQALLPLYLDHITATAAEFERTSRERRLFTNNGNASSYDSGWVSVPFRHPSTFETLALETELKKQIMDDLKAFAAGREFYSRVGRAWKRGYLLYGPPGSGKSSLIAAMANFLCYDVYDLELTKVSDNSELRSLLIQTTNRSVIVIEDIDCSVDLTADRVSKVAAREDHEEEIGRVTLSGLLNFTDGLWSCCGEERIVVFTTNYREKIDSALIRCGRMDVHVSLGTCGPAAFRTLVKNYLEIESHPLFDVVDSCIRSGGGLTPAQIGEILLRNRRDADVAMREVVAALQARVLGSGGGRGAAEYEEIVMRSPESVLVVGSPENWDSSPGKYVGKRRKEGPASEKKVNFLVRLRSLTKSDSGRRGV from the coding sequence ATGGAAATCCTCTCTCAATTATGGTCTTTCTTGGGCCTTCTAACAGTCCTCCAAAACATCCTCCCTTCCCAATTCTTATCTCTTCTCCATTCTCTTTACGAATCCCTTCAAGATTTCTTCACCCCTTTCTCTTATTTCGACATCCCTGAATTCAACGGCTACTGCTCCGTCGACCTCAACGAACTCTACCGCCACGTCACTCTCTACCTTAACTCCCTCCACAACTCCGCTGCCTGCCGCCGTCTCTCCCTCTCCCGTTCCAAATCCTCCAACAGAATCTCCTTCACCGTCGCCCCTAATCACTCCGTTCACGTCACCTTCAACGGCCAACGCCTTTCCTGGACTCATCAAGTCGAGACCGTTCAGGATTCCTTGGATGAGAAACGAAGCTTCTCTCTCAAAATCCCCAAACGCCACCGTCAAGCTCTACTTCCTCTGTATCTCGATCACATCACCGCCACCGCGGCGGAGTTTGAACGGACTTCCCGTGAACGTCGTCTCTTTACTAACAATGGTAATGCTAGTTCTTATGATTCTGGCTGGGTCTCTGTTCCGTTTCGACACCCTTCTACTTTTGAAACTCTGGCGCTTGAAACAGAGTTGAAGAAACAGATTATGGATGATTTAAAGGCGTTTGCCGCCGGAAGGGAGTTTTATAGTAGAGTTGGCCGTGCTTGGAAACGAGGGTATTTGCTTTATGGACCTCCTGGATCTGGGAAATCGAGCTTGATTGCAGCAATGGCGAATTTCCTCTGTTACGATGTGTATGATTTGGAATTGACGAAGGTTTCTGATAATTCTGAGCTTCGTTCGCTTCTTATTCAGACGACGAACCGGTCGGTGATTGTGATTGAAGATATTGATTGTTCGGTTGATTTGACGGCGGATCGTGTTTCGAAGGTGGCGGCGCGTGAGGATCACGAGGAGGAGATAGGACGCGTGACGTTGTCGGGGCTTTTGAATTTTACGGATGGACTTTGGTCTTGTTGTGGGGAGGAGAGAATCGTTGTTTTCACAACGAATTACCGGGAAAAGATTGATTCGGCGTTGATCCGGTGCGGCCGGATGGACGTGCATGTGAGCCTCGGAACTTGTGGGCCGGCGGCGTTTCGGACCCTTGTGAAGAACTATTTGGAGATTGAATCTCACCCGCTCTTTGACGTTGTTGATAGCTGTATAAGGTCCGGGGGTGGTCTGACGCCGGCGCAGATAGGGGAGATTTTACTTAGGAATCGTCGGGATGCTGACGTGGCGATGAGGGAAGTTGTGGCAGCTTTGCAGGCGAGGGTTTTGGGTAGCGGTGGTGGACGAGGGGCGGCGGAATATGAAGAAATAGTGATGAGATCGCCAGAGAGCGTTCTGGTGGTTGGGTCGCCGGAGAATTGGGATTCGTCGCCTGGGAAATATGTGGGGAAGAGGAGGAAAGAAGGGCCGGCGTCGGAGAAGAAAGTGAATTTTTTAGTGAGACTGCGGTCATTGACTAAGTCTGACTCTGGAAGAAGAGGTGTTTGA